A region of Candidatus Omnitrophota bacterium DNA encodes the following proteins:
- a CDS encoding CocE/NonD family hydrolase — protein MNIRESMKMILVWLCLIAVMTPLAMGEEQEKSYTFQANVMIPMRDGVKLAANLFIPKEGGPFPVILIRSPYDKKDEKAGEAIGFAERGYAVVYQDARGKFDSEGIWDPFRYDVEDGCDTLAWTGQQSWCNGKIATFGGSYVGFTQWALAPCGSPYLTAMMPIVPFTQAYYDTNYCGGALQLALMMGWGTLVSFKEGEKPPQIDWDKSFRQLPLKTWDDAIGREIFYLRDWVAHPTYDDYWKKRGIDGRYEDVAVPILNVGGWYDIFSKITLEQIANVRHRSKNLLARRNQFAIVGPWGHGVNQTKLGELEFGQSAKIEMSKLQDDWYGYWLKNEETGVENWPPYRLYVMGENVWRNENEWPLARTQYTNYYLHSQGKANTSSGNGALYLAEPEMKTADSFVYDPDNPVPTKGGNNLFGAAAGPFDQQEIEKRDDVLVYTTLPLTQEVEATGPVKMILYASSTAKDTDFTAKLVDVHPDGKAFNLCDGILRARYRNSSTDLELIEPGKIYKYEIDMWATSNLFLEGHCIRLEISSSNFPRFDRNPNSGQPFGTDKEVFKATQTIYHDAEHPSHLILPVIPR, from the coding sequence ATGAACATACGCGAATCGATGAAGATGATTTTGGTTTGGCTATGCTTAATCGCTGTAATGACGCCGTTGGCGATGGGAGAGGAACAAGAGAAATCTTATACTTTCCAGGCTAACGTCATGATCCCCATGCGTGACGGCGTAAAACTGGCGGCCAATCTATTCATTCCCAAAGAGGGCGGCCCTTTTCCCGTTATCCTTATTCGTTCTCCCTACGATAAGAAAGACGAAAAAGCGGGGGAAGCAATAGGCTTCGCCGAGCGCGGTTACGCCGTCGTCTATCAGGATGCGCGGGGAAAATTCGACTCGGAAGGAATTTGGGATCCTTTCCGTTATGACGTCGAAGACGGCTGCGACACGCTGGCGTGGACAGGACAACAAAGTTGGTGCAATGGCAAAATTGCTACTTTCGGCGGTTCTTACGTCGGCTTTACGCAATGGGCTTTGGCGCCTTGCGGCAGTCCCTATTTGACGGCCATGATGCCCATCGTGCCTTTTACGCAAGCGTATTACGATACGAATTACTGCGGCGGAGCGCTGCAATTGGCGTTGATGATGGGTTGGGGAACGCTGGTCTCCTTCAAAGAAGGGGAAAAGCCGCCGCAAATCGACTGGGACAAGTCGTTTCGCCAATTACCTTTGAAAACATGGGACGACGCCATAGGCCGGGAAATCTTTTACCTGCGCGATTGGGTGGCGCATCCCACCTATGACGATTATTGGAAAAAACGGGGCATCGATGGACGATACGAAGATGTCGCCGTTCCCATTTTGAACGTCGGCGGATGGTACGATATCTTCTCCAAAATCACGCTGGAACAGATCGCCAATGTCCGCCATCGTTCGAAGAATCTTCTAGCCCGGCGCAACCAATTCGCCATCGTCGGTCCTTGGGGCCACGGCGTCAATCAAACCAAACTCGGCGAATTGGAGTTCGGCCAGTCGGCGAAAATCGAAATGTCGAAATTGCAGGACGATTGGTATGGCTACTGGTTGAAAAACGAGGAAACGGGCGTGGAGAATTGGCCGCCTTACCGCCTCTACGTTATGGGCGAGAACGTGTGGCGCAACGAAAACGAATGGCCGCTCGCCAGGACGCAATATACGAATTACTATCTCCACAGCCAGGGCAAAGCCAATACTTCGAGCGGTAATGGAGCGTTGTATCTCGCAGAACCGGAAATGAAAACGGCGGATTCTTTCGTTTACGATCCCGACAATCCCGTTCCCACCAAGGGTGGCAACAATCTCTTCGGCGCCGCCGCCGGTCCCTTCGATCAACAGGAAATCGAGAAGCGGGATGATGTGCTTGTCTATACCACTCTGCCATTGACGCAAGAAGTGGAAGCCACCGGCCCCGTGAAGATGATTCTATACGCCTCATCTACCGCGAAAGACACCGACTTCACGGCCAAGCTGGTGGATGTGCATCCCGACGGCAAAGCCTTTAACCTCTGCGACGGCATCCTGCGCGCCCGCTACCGCAATTCCTCCACGGACTTGGAACTGATCGAGCCGGGAAAAATCTACAAGTACGAAATCGACATGTGGGCGACCAGCAATCTCTTTCTGGAAGGTCACTGCATCCGGCTGGAAATCTCCAGCAGTAATTTCCCCCGCTTCGACCGCAATCCCAACAGCGGCCAGCCCTTCGGAACCGATAAGGAAGTCTTCAAAGCGACGCAAACCATTTACCACGACGCCGAGCATCCCTCGCATTTGATCTTGCCGGTGATTCCGAGGTAA
- a CDS encoding Gfo/Idh/MocA family oxidoreductase — protein MADKKKTNRREFLAQTAKTASLGAAAFQIVPHTVFAAPNRPAPSDSLVLGHIGIGGRGESFLRPGWSRFLCDVDSNRLARAVKRVSGDDEDLRKQVKTFNDYRELLDQKEIDAVFIASPDHWHALHCIHACEAGKDVYVEKPACKTIEEGRAMVAAAERYARIVQVGSQGRSQEGAYHGNKYIANGQIGTVREVRCWHYPTPSGDWKTPNSDPPTELDYEKWVGPARWIPYNRDRTHGSFRWMQFTGAGQIRDRGAHVMSVALWVMNGDATGPVTVEAHGDPHHKGIYDSPVFMNIAYEFKNPDWTLIWAQPGEPHEAGFRWVRGSYGANYIGDKGNLIITYGDTGETDTEQKAKDFEVPADGVQVFHSPGHTENFIDCIKTREKPIMHIEAGHRVATLCILGNLSYNLGRKLEWDPVNECVKNDDEANRLLSNPGRGEWHI, from the coding sequence ATGGCAGATAAGAAAAAAACGAACCGCCGCGAATTTCTTGCCCAAACCGCCAAGACGGCGTCGCTGGGAGCGGCTGCGTTTCAAATCGTTCCCCATACCGTCTTCGCCGCTCCAAACCGGCCCGCGCCGAGCGATTCGCTGGTTTTGGGTCATATCGGAATCGGCGGCCGCGGCGAGAGCTTTCTGCGTCCTGGATGGTCTCGCTTTCTCTGCGACGTTGATTCGAATCGACTGGCCAGAGCCGTTAAGCGCGTAAGCGGCGACGATGAAGACCTTCGCAAACAAGTAAAGACGTTCAACGATTACCGGGAGTTGCTCGACCAGAAAGAAATCGACGCCGTCTTCATCGCCTCTCCCGACCATTGGCACGCGCTCCATTGCATTCATGCCTGCGAAGCGGGCAAGGACGTCTATGTCGAAAAACCCGCCTGCAAAACCATCGAAGAAGGCCGGGCGATGGTCGCCGCCGCCGAACGTTATGCGCGGATTGTGCAAGTGGGTTCGCAGGGACGATCGCAAGAAGGCGCCTATCACGGCAACAAATACATCGCCAACGGACAGATAGGAACCGTGCGCGAAGTGCGCTGCTGGCATTATCCCACGCCGTCCGGTGATTGGAAAACTCCCAACAGCGATCCGCCTACCGAACTCGATTACGAGAAATGGGTGGGACCGGCGCGTTGGATTCCTTACAACCGGGATCGCACCCACGGCTCTTTTCGTTGGATGCAGTTCACCGGAGCGGGACAAATCCGCGACCGGGGCGCGCACGTTATGAGCGTGGCCTTATGGGTTATGAATGGCGACGCCACCGGCCCCGTCACGGTGGAAGCCCACGGCGATCCCCATCACAAAGGCATCTACGACAGTCCCGTTTTTATGAATATTGCTTACGAATTCAAAAATCCCGATTGGACGTTGATCTGGGCGCAACCCGGCGAACCTCACGAAGCCGGTTTCCGATGGGTGCGCGGCTCCTACGGCGCCAACTACATCGGCGACAAGGGCAACCTGATTATTACTTACGGCGATACCGGCGAAACCGATACGGAACAAAAGGCGAAGGACTTCGAGGTTCCCGCCGATGGCGTGCAAGTATTCCATAGCCCCGGCCATACGGAGAATTTCATTGACTGCATCAAGACACGCGAAAAGCCAATCATGCACATCGAGGCGGGCCACCGCGTCGCGACATTGTGCATCTTGGGCAATCTTTCCTATAACCTAGGCCGCAAACTGGAATGGGATCCCGTTAACGAATGCGTCAAGAACGACGATGAAGCCAACCGTCTGTTGAGCAATCCCGGACGGGGAGAATGGCATATTTAA
- a CDS encoding SDR family NAD(P)-dependent oxidoreductase — MLEKRLEGKIAIITGGGRGIGAAAARLFAREGARVVIASRSDNELRSVVESIDKELDSGSAEAILTDVSREEDVVRLFQETQDRFGSLDILVNNAGAIAVSPIEEMTYGAWRHTLAVNLDGAFLCSREAFRYWKRTGKGGAIINISSLAGIKGTEKFPGFCAYTAAKHGVVGLTESLSVEGKALGVRVNCIAPGAVDTQMLCEAAPFLHTETKPEDIAKAILFLADENQSGKVTGAVIEIHSNA, encoded by the coding sequence TTGTTGGAAAAGCGTTTGGAAGGAAAAATCGCCATAATTACGGGTGGAGGACGCGGGATCGGCGCGGCGGCGGCGCGCTTGTTCGCCCGCGAAGGGGCTAGAGTCGTTATTGCAAGCCGCTCGGACAACGAACTGCGCTCCGTCGTCGAATCGATCGATAAAGAATTGGATTCGGGAAGCGCGGAGGCGATTCTAACGGACGTCAGCCGCGAGGAAGACGTTGTGCGGCTGTTTCAAGAAACGCAGGATCGGTTTGGTTCTTTGGATATTCTGGTCAATAATGCCGGAGCCATTGCTGTTAGTCCAATCGAGGAGATGACCTATGGCGCTTGGCGGCATACGCTGGCGGTCAATCTGGACGGCGCTTTTCTTTGCAGCCGGGAGGCGTTTCGGTATTGGAAGCGGACGGGAAAAGGCGGCGCCATTATCAATATCAGTTCCTTGGCGGGAATCAAAGGGACGGAAAAATTTCCCGGATTCTGCGCTTATACCGCCGCCAAGCATGGCGTCGTCGGGCTGACGGAAAGTTTGAGCGTGGAAGGCAAGGCTCTAGGCGTCCGCGTCAATTGCATCGCTCCCGGCGCCGTGGATACGCAAATGCTGTGCGAAGCCGCGCCCTTTCTGCATACTGAAACCAAGCCGGAAGACATCGCTAAAGCGATTCTCTTTCTTGCGGACGAGAATCAATCGGGCAAAGTTACGGGCGCGGTCATCGAAATCCATAGCAATGCGTGA
- a CDS encoding 6-carboxytetrahydropterin synthase, producing the protein MGYLIRIEKQNIKFSSAHFTLFTDGREALHGHNYVAAVEAEADQLQGGFLIDFSVLKTTLKSICSALDEKVLLPENPRIVYRLENHVLRFQVDEADEYAMPAEETVRLPLENITCESLAGYVHHLLCERREQWDPEKRVRRLRIWIEETPGQRGGYEDALEWLGLNHENAKDKENHEKGKR; encoded by the coding sequence ATGGGCTATTTAATCCGCATAGAAAAACAGAATATCAAATTTTCATCGGCGCATTTCACACTGTTTACTGATGGACGGGAAGCGCTTCACGGCCATAATTACGTCGCCGCCGTGGAGGCGGAAGCCGATCAACTGCAAGGCGGTTTTCTGATCGATTTTTCCGTTTTGAAAACGACGCTCAAATCGATCTGCTCCGCCTTGGACGAAAAAGTTTTATTACCGGAAAATCCTCGCATCGTTTATCGGTTGGAAAACCATGTCCTGCGATTCCAGGTGGACGAGGCGGACGAATACGCCATGCCTGCGGAGGAGACGGTTCGCCTGCCTTTGGAAAATATCACTTGCGAATCGCTGGCGGGCTACGTTCATCACCTGCTTTGCGAGCGGCGGGAGCAATGGGATCCGGAAAAAAGAGTGCGGCGGCTGAGGATATGGATCGAAGAAACGCCCGGACAGCGAGGGGGATATGAAGACGCGCTGGAATGGCTTGGATTGAATCACGAAAATGCGAAGGATAAGGAAAACCACGAAAAAGGAAAAAGATGA
- a CDS encoding class I SAM-dependent methyltransferase, with product MSRQGEKRERTFQNIRQFWEAEASDWGETCQATIRDHSFRIHELQTLLSLIPRSNQLLDIGCGAGFGTFVLSQRAIRTVGIDYSPAMIRWAQQLQDDPSYRQQIRSRLSPFWSLDPLPGTDLFFHTGDVLDLKLDYPPFDAVTAQRLLINLPQHGDQMKALENLRRCAHDSATLFLVESTRQGHERTDAYRARFDLSPLEKYWHNCYVDESRYVEWEKYGWRVMQTLGFDAYMLLSKVVYPAAYGESRCVFLSGANTAAMETANLFRTQSAAEEIGVPALLRFYVERVRLYNLDEANAIEAWIEKRGGELVDWSGLGHQQIIIAQAE from the coding sequence ATGTCGCGCCAAGGCGAAAAGAGAGAACGAACGTTTCAAAACATCCGCCAATTTTGGGAAGCGGAAGCGTCCGATTGGGGCGAAACCTGCCAGGCGACAATCCGAGACCATAGCTTTCGTATCCACGAATTGCAAACGCTGCTTTCCCTGATTCCGCGTTCGAACCAACTGCTGGATATCGGTTGCGGCGCAGGATTCGGAACGTTCGTCCTTTCGCAGCGGGCAATCCGTACGGTGGGCATCGATTATTCCCCCGCCATGATCCGCTGGGCGCAGCAATTGCAGGACGATCCATCCTATCGCCAGCAAATCCGGTCGCGGCTTAGCCCTTTTTGGAGTTTGGATCCCCTTCCCGGAACCGATCTTTTTTTTCATACCGGCGATGTTTTGGATTTAAAACTAGATTATCCTCCTTTCGACGCCGTTACGGCGCAGCGCCTATTAATTAATTTACCCCAACACGGCGACCAGATGAAAGCGTTGGAAAATCTGCGACGCTGCGCTCATGATTCCGCCACTCTCTTCCTGGTGGAATCGACGCGCCAAGGCCATGAGCGAACCGACGCCTACCGCGCCCGCTTCGATTTATCTCCCTTGGAAAAATATTGGCACAACTGCTATGTGGACGAATCGCGCTACGTCGAATGGGAGAAGTATGGCTGGCGCGTAATGCAGACGCTGGGCTTCGACGCGTATATGCTTCTAAGCAAGGTCGTCTATCCAGCGGCTTATGGAGAATCGCGCTGCGTGTTTCTATCCGGAGCCAATACGGCGGCGATGGAGACTGCTAACCTGTTTCGAACGCAAAGCGCCGCGGAAGAGATCGGCGTTCCGGCGCTTTTGAGATTCTATGTGGAGCGAGTACGGCTTTATAATCTGGACGAAGCCAACGCCATAGAAGCGTGGATCGAGAAGCGCGGCGGTGAATTGGTTGATTGGAGCGGATTGGGGCATCAGCAGATTATTATCGCTCAGGCGGAGTAA
- a CDS encoding GDP-mannose 4,6-dehydratase yields the protein MNDCSHSYFHGKNILITGGLGFVGSNLAIRLVELGAVVTLADSMLPLFGGNLFNIEPIKDRVKVNFSDIRDRPSMNYLVQGMDSIYHLAGQVSHVDSILDPFTDVDININGTLSVLEACREFNPGCHIVFTGTRGQYGPSVSLPVNEEAPTNPKGIYAITNLTAEKIILMYQEVHGLPGVCLRITNTYGPRHHMKHNRYGVVNWFLRLAMDGGVIPIMGDGRTLRDYLYIDDLVEALLIAASNEKAFGHIFNVGMGVPTSFNELGNKIVELTGSGRCEFTPFSKERKALEPGDYYGDIAKIKTILGWKPSIGLEEGLSRTIEYYRQFRRYYW from the coding sequence ATGAACGATTGCAGTCATTCCTATTTTCATGGGAAAAATATCCTAATCACCGGCGGATTGGGCTTCGTCGGCTCGAATCTGGCTATCCGCTTAGTGGAGTTGGGCGCTGTGGTTACATTGGCCGACAGCATGCTGCCTCTCTTTGGCGGCAATCTGTTCAATATCGAACCCATCAAGGATCGCGTAAAGGTTAATTTTTCCGATATTCGCGACCGTCCCTCGATGAATTACCTCGTGCAAGGCATGGATTCGATCTACCACCTCGCCGGACAGGTCAGCCATGTGGACAGCATCCTCGATCCATTCACGGATGTGGATATCAATATCAATGGAACGCTTTCCGTGCTGGAAGCCTGCCGCGAATTCAATCCCGGCTGCCATATCGTCTTTACCGGTACTCGCGGTCAATACGGTCCCTCTGTTTCATTGCCGGTGAACGAAGAAGCGCCCACCAATCCCAAAGGCATTTACGCTATTACAAACCTCACGGCAGAAAAAATCATCCTCATGTATCAGGAAGTTCACGGCTTGCCCGGCGTCTGTCTGCGCATTACCAATACGTACGGCCCGCGCCATCACATGAAGCATAACCGCTACGGCGTGGTCAATTGGTTTCTGCGCTTGGCGATGGACGGCGGCGTTATTCCTATTATGGGCGACGGAAGGACGCTGCGCGATTACTTGTATATCGATGATCTGGTAGAGGCGTTGTTGATCGCCGCATCCAATGAAAAAGCCTTCGGGCATATTTTCAATGTGGGAATGGGAGTCCCCACATCTTTTAACGAATTGGGAAATAAGATCGTCGAGTTGACGGGATCGGGACGATGCGAGTTCACTCCCTTTTCCAAAGAGCGCAAAGCCTTGGAGCCGGGCGATTATTATGGGGATATAGCCAAAATCAAAACCATTCTCGGCTGGAAGCCATCCATCGGTTTGGAAGAAGGATTATCGCGGACCATAGAATATTATCGTCAATTCCGCCGGTATTATTGGTGA
- the gyrA gene encoding DNA gyrase subunit A, which translates to MFAQNERIKPINIEEEMKTSYISYAMSVIVQRALPDIRDGLKPVQRRIVYAMRELGLTHRSPYKKSARIVGETMGKYHPHGDSAIYDTMVRMAQDFSYRYALIDGQGNFGSIDGDNPAAMRYTEARLSAIAETLLTDIEKDTIDYVPNFDGQLEEPTVLPSEIPNLLINGSSGIAVGMATNIPPHNLKEVVDATVAMIDDPEIDAKALLKYVQGPDFPTGAYICGRSGIMEAYTSGKGRVIMRAVTHKEQLKQGREALVVTEIPYMVNKARLVEEIAALVRDKKIEGISDLRDESDREGMRIVVELKRGENHEVVLNQLYKHTRMQSTFGIILLALVNNRPQYLTLREMLSHFIDHRRDVIVRRTQFDLAKAEARAHIVEGLRIAVDNIDEVIALIRGSQSREEAMQGLMSRFELSEIQSKAILEMQLQRLVGLERQKLEEEYQQLLKDIEYFKKILGTPELVMSIMKEELLKIKERFGDARRTKIVSDAADLEIEDLIAEENMVVTVSHTGYIKRIGTSAYRKQLRGGRGITAMGTKDEDWVEHLFIASTHHYILFFTDLGRLHWKKVFEIPQVGRQSKGKAIVNFLQLERDEKVTAMVPVQDFSAGRYLLMATIKGIVKKTELIAYSNPRRGGINAIGLDEGDRLLSVWMTSGEDDIIIATRNGMAIRFNENNVRPMGRTARGVLGIRLDESDSVVGMVVCHDGAQLLTVTEKGYGKRTDVEQYRKIHRGGKGVIDIQTNERNGKIVGILETFDGDEFMIITKNGVAIRTTVEDIRSISRNTQGVRLIRIEEGDEVAAIGRLPEAKESKKSQEENGANGSLLDDISLDESEIELENEPESE; encoded by the coding sequence ATGTTTGCCCAAAACGAACGCATTAAGCCGATTAACATTGAAGAGGAGATGAAGACGTCGTATATCAGCTATGCGATGTCCGTCATCGTCCAACGGGCTTTACCTGATATCCGCGACGGCCTCAAGCCCGTCCAACGCCGCATTGTTTACGCTATGCGCGAGTTGGGTTTGACCCACCGCTCCCCCTATAAGAAATCCGCCCGCATCGTGGGCGAGACGATGGGCAAATACCATCCCCACGGCGATTCCGCCATTTACGATACGATGGTGCGCATGGCGCAGGATTTTTCCTACCGCTACGCGCTCATCGACGGCCAGGGCAATTTCGGCTCCATTGACGGCGACAATCCGGCGGCCATGCGTTATACGGAAGCGCGTCTTTCCGCTATCGCTGAAACGCTGTTGACCGATATCGAGAAAGACACCATCGATTATGTCCCCAATTTCGACGGGCAATTGGAAGAACCGACGGTTCTGCCTTCGGAAATTCCCAACCTGTTGATCAACGGCTCATCCGGCATCGCCGTCGGCATGGCGACTAATATCCCGCCTCACAATCTTAAGGAAGTCGTCGACGCCACAGTCGCCATGATCGACGATCCCGAAATCGACGCGAAGGCGTTACTCAAATACGTCCAGGGTCCGGATTTTCCCACCGGCGCTTATATTTGCGGGCGCAGCGGCATCATGGAGGCTTACACCAGCGGCAAGGGCCGCGTCATCATGCGCGCCGTCACCCACAAGGAGCAGCTGAAACAGGGCCGCGAAGCTCTCGTGGTGACCGAAATCCCCTACATGGTCAATAAAGCCCGGCTGGTCGAAGAGATCGCCGCTCTCGTACGGGACAAGAAGATCGAAGGCATTTCCGACCTGCGCGACGAATCCGACCGCGAGGGAATGCGCATCGTCGTGGAATTGAAGCGCGGCGAGAATCACGAGGTGGTGCTCAACCAGCTGTATAAACATACACGGATGCAGTCTACCTTCGGCATCATCCTGCTCGCCCTCGTCAATAACCGACCGCAGTATCTCACGCTGCGGGAAATGCTATCGCATTTCATCGATCACCGCCGCGACGTAATTGTGCGCCGCACTCAGTTCGATCTCGCCAAAGCCGAAGCTCGCGCCCATATCGTGGAAGGCTTGCGCATCGCTGTGGACAACATCGACGAAGTTATCGCGCTCATCCGCGGTTCCCAAAGCCGAGAAGAGGCGATGCAGGGACTTATGAGCCGTTTCGAACTCAGCGAAATCCAATCCAAAGCGATTCTGGAAATGCAGTTGCAGCGTTTAGTGGGCTTGGAACGGCAAAAATTGGAAGAAGAATACCAACAATTGTTGAAGGATATCGAGTATTTCAAGAAAATTCTCGGCACACCCGAACTCGTGATGTCCATCATGAAGGAGGAGTTGCTGAAAATCAAAGAACGCTTCGGCGACGCTCGCCGCACTAAGATTGTTTCCGACGCCGCCGATTTGGAGATCGAAGACCTCATCGCCGAAGAAAACATGGTAGTAACCGTTTCTCACACCGGCTACATCAAGCGCATCGGCACTTCCGCCTACCGCAAGCAACTGCGCGGCGGACGCGGCATCACCGCGATGGGAACCAAGGACGAAGATTGGGTCGAGCATCTCTTCATCGCCTCCACTCATCATTACATCCTCTTCTTCACCGATTTGGGACGGCTGCATTGGAAAAAAGTCTTTGAGATTCCTCAAGTCGGACGCCAATCCAAAGGCAAAGCTATCGTCAATTTCCTGCAGTTAGAGCGAGACGAGAAGGTTACGGCGATGGTGCCGGTGCAGGACTTTTCCGCCGGGCGCTATCTGCTTATGGCGACAATAAAAGGCATCGTCAAAAAAACAGAGTTGATCGCTTACTCCAATCCCCGGCGCGGCGGCATCAACGCCATCGGCCTCGACGAAGGCGACCGCTTGTTGTCCGTCTGGATGACGTCGGGCGAAGACGACATCATCATCGCCACCCGCAACGGTATGGCCATCCGCTTCAACGAAAACAATGTGCGTCCAATGGGCCGTACGGCGCGGGGCGTGTTGGGAATTCGATTGGATGAAAGCGACAGCGTCGTTGGGATGGTCGTCTGCCATGATGGAGCGCAACTTTTGACCGTCACGGAAAAAGGCTACGGCAAACGCACCGACGTCGAACAATACCGTAAAATCCACCGGGGCGGCAAAGGCGTCATCGATATCCAGACCAATGAACGCAACGGCAAGATTGTAGGCATTCTCGAAACCTTCGACGGCGACGAATTCATGATTATTACCAAAAACGGCGTCGCCATCCGCACTACGGTTGAGGACATCCGCAGCATTTCCCGCAATACCCAAGGCGTGAGGCTGATCCGTATTGAGGAAGGAGACGAGGTTGCCGCCATTGGACGTCTGCCGGAAGCGAAGGAATCGAAGAAATCGCAAGAAGAAAACGGCGCCAACGGCTCGCTGCTGGATGATATCTCGCTGGACGAATCGGAAATAGAACTGGAAAATGAGCCTGAAAGCGAATAA
- a CDS encoding type II toxin-antitoxin system RelE/ParE family toxin: MEKQFKEFIAYKGPCYTVEWYHDDRGRNEVLEYFNDLSVERQRKFMVLIRRIGDAGKIFDKTKFRNEGDGIYAFKLHPDRFLCFFFSGRKIIITNAFEKKTDKLPMSEKQKALIRQADFKRRIKEGTYYGRL, translated from the coding sequence TTGGAAAAGCAATTTAAGGAATTTATTGCTTATAAGGGACCGTGTTATACCGTTGAGTGGTATCACGATGATAGAGGACGCAATGAAGTTTTAGAATACTTTAATGATCTCTCTGTTGAACGCCAGCGGAAATTTATGGTTTTAATCAGACGCATTGGCGATGCAGGAAAGATTTTCGATAAGACCAAATTTCGGAATGAGGGCGATGGAATATATGCATTCAAACTCCATCCAGATCGATTCTTATGCTTCTTCTTTAGCGGAAGAAAAATAATAATCACTAACGCCTTTGAGAAAAAAACGGATAAATTGCCCATGAGCGAAAAACAAAAAGCATTAATCCGTCAAGCAGATTTCAAACGGCGTATTAAGGAAGGTACTTACTATGGCCGCCTCTAA
- a CDS encoding helix-turn-helix transcriptional regulator: protein MAASKSKEHKLPQSTYERLMQNADFGESFEIEYREFTLSEIVLQLMKEKRFSVRELARVAGVSPAVIQDIRSGHRRNITLNNLSKILKALDSCAAIQVGGHYMPLEG from the coding sequence ATGGCCGCCTCTAAATCGAAAGAACACAAACTGCCGCAATCTACCTATGAACGATTGATGCAGAACGCGGATTTCGGAGAATCGTTTGAAATCGAATATCGGGAATTTACGCTCTCCGAAATCGTGTTGCAATTAATGAAAGAAAAGCGTTTTTCTGTACGGGAATTGGCCAGAGTGGCTGGAGTCTCGCCAGCCGTTATTCAGGATATTCGTTCCGGCCATCGCAGAAATATTACGCTTAACAATCTCTCCAAGATTCTTAAGGCCTTAGACAGCTGTGCAGCGATCCAAGTCGGCGGCCATTATATGCCGTTGGAAGGATAG